A portion of the Leptospira kanakyensis genome contains these proteins:
- a CDS encoding cell division protein FtsQ/DivIB: protein MVDTPQEIKEKRFGRVVPILLVFLGLVALGLIFRWAKPAKPVVRLEWEGLVVLSPNLILTFLDVDPESPKIGDWKDWEKKLANHPRIRKVRITRDPDGFLNINVQEKVAEFVIHVGSSLYEVDEDLEILSRDQVLADHLIVISGQFTVGENKLEGRQIFDITKEMRHALSLYPTLKSRISELVAERDGNFTMYLKSPNSIKVYLGDKLELNVFRKLYASLAYMETESVKAVSIDLRGEDAIYH from the coding sequence ATGGTTGACACTCCCCAAGAAATCAAAGAAAAACGATTTGGGCGCGTGGTTCCCATTCTGCTTGTTTTTTTGGGCCTTGTGGCTCTGGGGCTAATCTTTCGTTGGGCTAAACCAGCGAAGCCAGTGGTTCGATTGGAATGGGAAGGGCTTGTGGTTCTTTCTCCCAATTTGATTCTCACGTTTCTAGATGTGGATCCAGAATCACCAAAGATAGGAGATTGGAAGGATTGGGAGAAAAAACTCGCAAACCATCCCAGGATTCGCAAGGTAAGAATCACAAGGGACCCTGATGGATTTTTAAATATCAATGTACAGGAGAAAGTCGCCGAATTTGTCATACATGTAGGAAGTTCCCTGTATGAAGTGGATGAAGATCTGGAAATACTTTCCAGAGATCAAGTGTTAGCTGATCATTTAATTGTGATTAGTGGACAGTTCACCGTGGGGGAAAACAAACTGGAAGGCAGACAAATTTTTGATATCACCAAAGAAATGCGACATGCTCTTTCCCTTTATCCAACACTTAAATCCAGAATTTCAGAACTTGTCGCTGAACGAGACGGCAATTTTACTATGTATCTAAAATCACCAAACTCCATAAAGGTGTATTTGGGTGATAAGTTAGAGTTAAATGTATTTCGAAAATTATACGCATCCCTGGCTTATATGGAAACTGAATCAGTAAAAGCAGTTTCTATTGATTTAAGAGGAGAGGACGCAATTTACCATTAA
- a CDS encoding caspase family protein, with protein sequence MFSFRNIFVCILTAYLIGLPVFGQNRYALFIGTNYKGNTAKIPELNLCEADATFLKEKIQKKGNFKDIKVLLGSMVTRDNVKNAITQLGKVVGKEDSVFLYFSGHGMYMKDAKAKNGMRNYLICYDRPHISDEELNEFLTEIKSQKTVLVMDCCYSGGIAKKGKNTRGAAEIPIAQGNDGVVRQNAEDYFFQDKAVISSSDDDQTSIEVGGTINHGIFTYNFGNALEKGDLNKDSVVTALEAFFVAKEETVKMARQFNHEQTPQVSGNAAGIFLSGSPKPQTPPPKPPNVVVNVPITPVETTTPNTNNNTTPPVAPEPEPTPANDTTVVIPPIVEEPPAPPSVTTGSILIRTSIIKDKSYGGAATKSPYDLLNKQGKLKSSPAEDKVRSIKVLVDDQEYTSQVTTEKSKIWGSVTKNGTLVQGDIYNVKIDNLPAGVHQIEIRADKYPIYKTATAVLPKQTVTVDAINSMDGFGAIRGRVFYKTLDNPIEKHPIYMPTVVSTNQIFKVTTDKDGYFWFTNLKPGKYEIRASFMEEMKLENSEIHVQPGEVTNVDIILNKKLSYTKTKY encoded by the coding sequence ATGTTTTCGTTTCGAAACATATTTGTTTGTATTCTAACGGCCTATCTCATCGGATTACCGGTGTTTGGGCAGAACCGTTATGCGTTGTTCATTGGAACCAACTACAAAGGAAACACCGCTAAAATCCCTGAGTTGAATCTCTGTGAAGCCGATGCCACTTTCTTAAAAGAAAAAATCCAAAAGAAAGGGAACTTCAAAGATATCAAAGTTTTGTTAGGTTCCATGGTCACTCGTGACAATGTCAAAAATGCAATTACCCAGTTGGGTAAAGTTGTGGGAAAAGAGGATTCGGTTTTTTTATACTTCTCCGGTCACGGAATGTATATGAAAGATGCGAAGGCAAAAAACGGAATGCGTAACTATCTGATTTGTTATGACCGTCCTCATATCTCCGATGAAGAGTTAAACGAATTTCTAACAGAAATCAAATCTCAAAAAACCGTCCTTGTGATGGATTGTTGTTATTCAGGCGGAATCGCCAAAAAAGGGAAAAATACTCGTGGTGCCGCTGAAATCCCGATTGCCCAAGGGAACGATGGGGTAGTCCGCCAAAATGCTGAGGACTATTTTTTCCAAGACAAAGCTGTCATTTCTTCTTCCGATGATGACCAAACTTCCATCGAAGTGGGTGGAACCATCAACCATGGTATCTTTACTTATAACTTTGGAAATGCCCTGGAAAAAGGGGACTTAAACAAAGATAGCGTGGTGACTGCCCTCGAAGCCTTCTTTGTTGCCAAAGAAGAAACGGTAAAAATGGCGCGCCAGTTCAATCATGAACAGACCCCACAAGTTTCTGGAAATGCGGCAGGGATCTTTTTATCAGGATCTCCGAAACCACAAACCCCTCCACCAAAACCACCGAATGTTGTGGTAAACGTACCGATCACGCCGGTGGAAACAACAACGCCAAACACAAATAACAACACAACACCTCCTGTGGCACCAGAGCCGGAACCAACTCCTGCCAACGATACCACAGTGGTCATTCCACCAATTGTGGAAGAACCACCAGCACCACCTTCGGTCACAACAGGAAGTATCCTCATCCGTACCTCCATCATCAAAGACAAGTCTTATGGGGGAGCGGCTACAAAATCGCCTTATGACCTTCTGAACAAACAGGGAAAACTAAAATCTTCTCCTGCGGAAGACAAGGTAAGATCCATCAAAGTCCTTGTGGACGACCAGGAATACACTTCCCAAGTCACCACTGAGAAATCAAAAATCTGGGGATCGGTAACGAAAAACGGAACTTTGGTTCAGGGAGATATCTACAATGTGAAAATTGATAACCTTCCTGCCGGAGTGCACCAAATCGAAATCCGAGCGGACAAATACCCGATTTACAAAACAGCAACGGCAGTTCTCCCCAAACAGACTGTGACTGTGGATGCGATCAACTCTATGGATGGATTTGGGGCGATTCGAGGGCGCGTGTTTTACAAGACTCTAGACAACCCCATCGAAAAACACCCCATCTACATGCCGACAGTGGTTTCGACAAACCAGATTTTCAAGGTCACCACTGACAAAGATGGATACTTTTGGTTCACCAACCTAAAACCAGGAAAATACGAAATCCGAGCTAGTTTCATGGAAGAAATGAAATTGGAGAACTCAGAGATCCACGTACAACCCGGGGAAGTGACCAATGTGGACATCATCCTCAATAAAAAATTGAGTTATACAAAGACCAAATACTGA
- the ftsZ gene encoding cell division protein FtsZ, producing the protein MLYLEEEKTSPAIIKVIGVGGGGMNAVTRMVHSKMTGVDFIVMNTDEQVLLKSPVEVKIQLGNKVTRGMGAGGDPELGEKAALEDKERIVSALKGADMVFVTAGMGGGTGTGAAPIIAAIAKEMKCLVVGVVTVPFSFEGKRRAELAKLGIDQLRANVDTLITIRNDSIFQVVDKNTPVDMAFRVIDDILLNGVRGISDIINHPGIINVDFADVKTIMKDTGDAILGVGEGSGETRVSEAVEQAINNTLLEDSSIQGAKSLLINVTGGNDLTIHEWNEVSQIITAQADPDANIIIGLNEDQSLTDQIRVTVIATGFNKKGKQYQREQKVVGSEESISPMVYIRKSEEKESGLGRDVDSTRSIRQTNRGFSSQKQSSPFQNYGEDYDIPAFLRRKND; encoded by the coding sequence ATGTTGTACCTAGAAGAAGAAAAAACAAGCCCAGCCATTATTAAAGTCATTGGAGTCGGTGGAGGCGGAATGAACGCCGTCACTCGAATGGTTCATTCTAAAATGACAGGTGTTGACTTTATTGTGATGAACACCGACGAACAAGTATTATTAAAATCTCCCGTAGAAGTAAAAATCCAGTTAGGTAACAAAGTAACAAGAGGAATGGGAGCCGGTGGTGATCCTGAACTCGGTGAGAAAGCAGCACTGGAAGACAAAGAACGAATTGTATCGGCACTGAAAGGGGCTGATATGGTTTTTGTCACTGCGGGTATGGGTGGCGGAACGGGAACAGGAGCTGCTCCTATCATTGCTGCCATTGCCAAAGAGATGAAATGTTTGGTTGTGGGTGTGGTGACAGTTCCTTTTTCTTTTGAAGGAAAACGTAGAGCGGAACTTGCGAAACTTGGCATTGACCAACTTCGTGCAAATGTAGACACACTCATCACAATCCGTAACGATTCTATCTTTCAAGTAGTGGATAAAAACACTCCCGTAGATATGGCTTTCCGTGTGATCGACGATATTTTGTTAAATGGTGTTCGTGGGATTAGTGATATCATCAACCATCCAGGAATCATCAATGTAGACTTTGCCGATGTAAAAACAATTATGAAAGATACTGGAGATGCCATTTTAGGTGTAGGTGAAGGAAGTGGGGAAACTCGTGTGAGTGAAGCCGTGGAACAAGCCATCAACAACACTCTGTTAGAGGATTCCAGCATCCAAGGTGCCAAGTCCCTACTCATCAATGTGACTGGGGGAAATGATTTGACCATCCATGAATGGAACGAAGTTTCACAAATCATTACGGCCCAAGCAGATCCCGATGCCAATATCATCATTGGACTGAACGAAGACCAGTCCCTAACGGATCAAATTCGGGTGACTGTGATTGCTACTGGGTTTAACAAAAAAGGAAAACAATACCAAAGAGAACAAAAGGTAGTAGGTTCGGAAGAATCTATTTCTCCTATGGTTTACATCCGAAAATCAGAGGAAAAGGAATCTGGATTGGGAAGGGATGTTGATTCAACTCGTTCCATCCGCCAAACGAACCGAGGATTTTCGTCTCAAAAACAATCCTCCCCGTTTCAAAACTACGGAGAGGATTACGATATCCCTGCTTTTTTAAGAAGAAAAAACGATTAA
- a CDS encoding LIC_10421 family protein: MKTTKIIATGILAMGLATANLHALDTNERLELLETAMIEQATTPAQKSAVSEYLANVAKEKVELAQALRDRANSPRGGKIVSQMNEKKDLLRRAEALEKEAQKYRNVSMDLHNASMQVAQN, from the coding sequence ATGAAAACAACAAAGATTATCGCAACAGGGATCTTGGCAATGGGGCTTGCAACAGCAAACCTTCATGCTTTAGATACAAACGAAAGATTAGAGCTTTTGGAGACTGCTATGATTGAACAAGCAACAACTCCAGCGCAAAAATCTGCAGTTTCGGAATACCTAGCGAATGTCGCAAAAGAAAAAGTAGAGTTAGCTCAAGCACTTCGTGACAGAGCAAACTCTCCTCGCGGTGGCAAAATCGTTAGCCAAATGAACGAGAAGAAAGACCTTCTTCGCCGTGCTGAGGCTCTTGAAAAAGAAGCACAAAAATACCGCAATGTCTCTATGGACCTACACAACGCGTCCATGCAGGTAGCACAAAACTAA
- a CDS encoding DUF1574 domain-containing protein: MRSKFLGIGITLLLFLVLEIVVRLTGVHYLEQPEIFFVNLKKKFVESGTGDADIIVLGDSRSMALAGYSKQSGIEFSVYNHSLPAMGPKYYRFFLDKYLQKGNTKPKMVLFAASPKLYSTGYGPPLYDPDAKQVKENESVSTYLNRRWNEGIEKNFFRTPTPSNIVSYSGKQEDFNQILWEFFGHRYLHQFTYSELSEQYSGVERLFILSKAAPLLYESYRFHGAIRNALSGSNWKVNKNYKEKSLFCESCENIEAGLCKPSASQLEDNLTIEDQISRHLGKYNISNRLKPELVMFSKQLVRKELEDELKNPLPYTYTNPDFVVLKDLIEYTRSRGISFGLVYMPWLKERQNTRESQDLLADLKVFFKENPEAGLFFFPESSYPSDRFVDNIHYDCRGEKRVNEEFRQFVLPQVFRFLHSKQKSN, encoded by the coding sequence TTGCGTTCTAAATTTTTAGGAATAGGGATTACCCTTTTATTGTTTTTGGTTTTGGAAATTGTGGTTCGACTTACCGGAGTTCATTATTTAGAACAACCAGAAATCTTTTTTGTAAACTTAAAGAAAAAGTTCGTGGAATCTGGAACAGGTGATGCCGATATCATTGTGTTAGGTGATTCAAGGTCGATGGCCCTAGCTGGTTACTCAAAACAATCTGGAATTGAATTTTCTGTTTATAATCATAGTTTGCCGGCCATGGGGCCAAAATACTATCGTTTCTTCTTAGATAAGTATCTACAAAAAGGAAATACAAAACCAAAAATGGTTTTGTTTGCTGCATCACCTAAACTATATTCTACGGGATATGGCCCACCACTGTATGATCCAGATGCAAAACAAGTAAAAGAAAATGAATCCGTTTCTACTTATTTGAATCGAAGATGGAACGAAGGGATCGAGAAAAATTTTTTCCGAACTCCAACACCAAGTAATATTGTGAGTTACAGTGGAAAACAAGAGGACTTCAACCAAATCCTTTGGGAATTTTTTGGTCATAGATACCTACACCAATTTACGTATTCAGAACTATCCGAACAATACTCCGGTGTGGAAAGATTGTTTATCCTCTCCAAAGCAGCACCTTTGTTATACGAATCGTACCGGTTCCATGGAGCCATTCGTAATGCGCTTAGTGGGTCCAATTGGAAGGTAAACAAAAATTATAAAGAAAAATCCCTCTTTTGTGAATCCTGTGAAAACATAGAAGCAGGGCTTTGTAAACCATCCGCTTCCCAATTAGAGGACAATCTTACCATTGAAGACCAAATTAGTCGTCATTTAGGAAAATACAATATCTCCAATCGATTGAAACCGGAACTGGTGATGTTTTCCAAACAATTGGTTCGTAAGGAATTGGAGGATGAATTGAAAAATCCCCTCCCTTATACATATACAAACCCTGACTTTGTGGTTTTGAAAGATCTGATCGAATACACTCGTTCGCGGGGAATTAGTTTTGGACTGGTATATATGCCTTGGCTGAAAGAAAGGCAAAACACTCGGGAATCCCAAGACTTACTTGCTGATCTAAAAGTTTTTTTTAAAGAGAATCCGGAGGCTGGGCTCTTTTTCTTTCCCGAATCTTCTTACCCAAGCGATCGATTTGTAGATAATATCCATTACGATTGCCGAGGAGAAAAACGGGTAAACGAAGAATTTCGCCAATTTGTTCTTCCTCAGGTGTTCCGTTTTTTGCATTCCAAACAAAAATCCAATTGA
- a CDS encoding MBOAT family O-acyltransferase: MLFNTFVFLLFFLVVYSVFLGFGWFAGKQKWAYRAQNLWLLLASYFFYGWWEWFFLTLILISTIIDYCAAIFIESTENQIRRRLYLSVSIVANLGLLFTMKYYDFFAVNLIDSWNQLALWMGSTAATDSNTYLLRNIILPVGISFYTFQTMSYTIDVFRRQIKAERDFFDFALFVNYFPQLVAGPIERAQDLLPQLKKPKFPTWDGVQKGLYDILLGYFMKVYVADNLSTYVDQVFLAGKSLYTQNPDIIQAMDGSQVFAGGFLFLTQIYCDFAGYSFIALGVSRLLGVTLTVNFETPEFSKTPTEFWNRWHVTLNRWFRDYIYISLGGSKYGKFAQYRNLFIIFFLSGLWHGANWTFITWGCLQGIYTIIYLVAFAKKKEDKTSDLEIVPPSLWEKIQSILSGTFSRVLIYTLVVFSAVGFRSYDANMMFLYMKKFLMVWDWDLNPNNNIKDMLGLFEEYFKIFLPLLIIDGITYFKKERYWVFVSHPLVQVFVLFFMGFLILTRGVFGKEVIYFAF; this comes from the coding sequence ATGCTTTTTAATACTTTTGTTTTTTTGTTATTCTTTCTGGTCGTTTATTCGGTCTTTTTGGGATTCGGATGGTTTGCCGGAAAACAGAAATGGGCCTACCGCGCACAAAACCTTTGGCTCCTTCTCGCATCCTATTTTTTTTACGGATGGTGGGAGTGGTTTTTTCTAACCCTCATTCTTATCAGTACCATCATCGACTACTGTGCTGCCATCTTCATCGAAAGTACAGAAAACCAAATCCGTCGTCGCCTCTATCTATCGGTTTCGATTGTTGCCAACTTGGGCCTACTTTTTACAATGAAGTACTACGATTTTTTCGCAGTGAACCTCATTGACTCTTGGAACCAATTGGCCTTGTGGATGGGTTCCACTGCTGCCACCGATTCGAATACTTACTTGTTAAGAAATATCATCTTACCGGTAGGAATTAGTTTTTATACCTTCCAAACCATGTCCTATACCATCGATGTGTTTCGCAGACAAATCAAAGCGGAACGTGACTTTTTTGACTTTGCTCTCTTTGTGAATTATTTCCCACAACTTGTGGCAGGTCCCATCGAACGTGCCCAAGACCTTCTTCCCCAATTGAAAAAACCAAAATTCCCGACTTGGGACGGGGTGCAAAAAGGATTGTATGATATCCTTCTTGGTTATTTTATGAAGGTGTATGTGGCAGATAATTTATCCACATATGTAGACCAAGTTTTCCTTGCTGGAAAATCTCTTTATACACAAAATCCAGACATCATCCAAGCTATGGACGGCTCACAAGTGTTTGCTGGTGGATTTTTGTTTTTAACACAAATTTATTGTGACTTTGCTGGGTATTCTTTTATTGCTCTTGGTGTTTCTAGACTTCTTGGTGTCACTCTCACTGTTAATTTTGAAACTCCAGAATTTTCCAAAACACCTACAGAGTTTTGGAACCGTTGGCATGTAACACTGAATCGGTGGTTTCGCGATTATATTTATATTTCCCTTGGTGGGAGTAAATACGGTAAATTTGCACAGTACAGAAACTTATTTATTATTTTCTTTTTGTCCGGACTTTGGCACGGAGCCAATTGGACTTTTATCACTTGGGGTTGTTTGCAAGGGATTTATACCATTATTTATCTGGTTGCCTTTGCCAAAAAGAAAGAAGACAAAACAAGTGATTTGGAAATCGTCCCTCCTTCCTTATGGGAAAAAATCCAAAGTATCCTTTCGGGAACTTTTTCTAGAGTACTCATTTATACACTCGTTGTTTTTAGTGCTGTAGGCTTTCGTTCTTATGATGCCAATATGATGTTTCTTTATATGAAAAAATTCTTAATGGTTTGGGATTGGGACTTAAATCCAAATAATAATATTAAGGATATGTTGGGTCTTTTCGAAGAATATTTTAAGATTTTTTTACCACTACTCATCATCGATGGAATCACTTATTTCAAAAAAGAAAGGTATTGGGTTTTTGTATCCCATCCACTGGTTCAAGTTTTTGTTTTGTTTTTTATGGGATTTCTCATCCTCACCCGTGGAGTTTTTGGAAAGGAGGTAATCTACTTTGCGTTCTAA
- the ftsA gene encoding cell division protein FtsA: MSYDDAPIITALDLGSSLVKVVIGRLVGDHEIEIIGTGVYPSAGIKNGSIVNIETTTKSIIEAFGDAELMAGQEVNAVVVNVSGKSVYGFNEKGIIAVTNRERIVSETDIMRVVEAAQAVHVPNDQQVIHVLTKEFKVDDQVNIKDPIGMTGVRLEAEVHIVSCGNTALNNIDRCVEQAGLLQMDRVLSSLASSEAILTSGEKDLGTAVIDIGAGICDIIIYVDGGIAFSSVVPFGGFHITSDISIGLKTTVETAEVIKKRYGHTRIDMVDPTEKFEIPSISGRPARSVFRQELVEILEPRVREILEMIDHELIRSGFKSSLAGGVILTGGTSLLQGIEATAEEVLRLSVGRAKPAGLSGLVDKISSPEYATAVGLIKYSSKIQNLEQRNMHSGSDSDGWMKKVRRWMENNL; encoded by the coding sequence ATGAGCTATGATGATGCACCTATCATAACGGCCTTGGATTTAGGATCCTCACTTGTAAAAGTTGTCATTGGACGACTTGTAGGTGATCATGAAATAGAAATTATAGGGACGGGAGTTTACCCTTCCGCCGGAATCAAAAATGGTTCCATCGTTAATATTGAAACCACAACTAAGTCCATCATAGAAGCGTTTGGTGATGCGGAGTTAATGGCAGGCCAAGAAGTAAATGCTGTTGTGGTTAATGTTTCCGGAAAGTCAGTGTATGGATTCAATGAAAAAGGAATCATCGCTGTAACAAACAGAGAACGGATTGTTTCCGAAACCGATATCATGCGGGTTGTGGAAGCAGCCCAAGCCGTACATGTTCCCAACGACCAACAAGTCATCCATGTTCTTACAAAAGAATTCAAAGTAGATGATCAGGTCAATATCAAAGATCCTATCGGTATGACTGGAGTTCGTTTAGAAGCAGAAGTACATATTGTATCCTGTGGGAATACTGCTCTCAATAATATTGATCGTTGTGTGGAACAAGCTGGTCTTTTACAAATGGACCGAGTGTTATCAAGTCTTGCTTCTTCAGAGGCCATCCTCACATCAGGTGAAAAAGATTTGGGAACTGCCGTCATTGATATTGGTGCCGGAATCTGCGATATCATTATTTATGTTGATGGGGGAATTGCTTTTTCTTCCGTAGTTCCTTTTGGTGGATTTCATATCACTAGTGATATTTCGATAGGTTTAAAAACTACCGTGGAAACAGCCGAAGTCATTAAAAAACGCTACGGCCATACGCGCATTGATATGGTTGATCCTACGGAAAAATTCGAAATTCCTTCAATTTCCGGTAGGCCTGCTCGTTCTGTATTTCGCCAAGAACTCGTTGAAATTTTAGAACCAAGGGTTCGCGAAATTTTAGAAATGATTGATCACGAACTTATAAGATCAGGATTTAAGTCTAGTTTGGCGGGAGGAGTGATTCTTACTGGCGGTACTTCTCTTTTACAAGGAATTGAAGCCACTGCAGAAGAAGTATTACGTCTATCAGTTGGTCGTGCGAAACCAGCCGGTCTCAGTGGGCTTGTAGATAAAATTTCTTCTCCTGAATATGCCACTGCTGTTGGTCTGATTAAATATAGTTCAAAAATACAAAATCTAGAACAAAGAAACATGCACTCCGGATCTGATTCAGACGGTTGGATGAAGAAGGTTCGTCGTTGGATGGAGAATAATCTCTAA
- a CDS encoding penicillin-binding protein activator LpoB produces the protein MKQILFSFLLVGFLFQCSSSPKRLDNADDYISDSGGLTSQELVKAADKLAGQIGEYFKENPHEEGVFVAHFPTRNDTSEQIQTELFDNAFVSKLIKGKIYTVRTKTREQSLNEIQFSLSGLTSNRLSIGKLKSPNFFVRCEINENMFTSDGEKIVEQSINIELVEVETTIAVWSEKVSYRKLAVRGNKGVSW, from the coding sequence ATGAAACAAATTCTTTTCTCGTTTCTCTTAGTAGGATTCTTATTCCAATGCAGTAGCAGTCCCAAACGACTCGACAACGCCGATGATTATATCTCCGACTCAGGTGGGCTCACAAGCCAGGAATTGGTGAAAGCTGCTGACAAACTAGCAGGCCAAATTGGTGAGTACTTTAAAGAAAACCCACACGAAGAAGGAGTTTTCGTTGCCCACTTCCCTACTCGTAACGATACTTCTGAACAAATCCAAACAGAACTATTTGACAATGCCTTTGTTTCCAAACTCATCAAAGGAAAAATTTATACAGTTCGCACCAAAACAAGAGAACAGTCCCTCAACGAAATCCAGTTCAGTTTATCTGGACTCACTTCCAATAGACTTTCGATTGGAAAGTTAAAATCTCCCAACTTCTTTGTTCGTTGTGAAATTAATGAAAACATGTTTACTTCTGATGGAGAAAAAATCGTAGAACAGTCCATCAATATTGAACTTGTTGAAGTAGAAACTACGATCGCCGTTTGGTCTGAAAAAGTATCTTATCGTAAACTCGCTGTTCGAGGAAATAAAGGGGTTAGTTGGTAA
- a CDS encoding RecQ family ATP-dependent DNA helicase, which translates to MGNLIVDPFGFAEILRVTLDLRSELKTKFGFSEFRPGQEEAIRSIFEGQDTLAILPTGAGKSLIYQFPASIQKNKLTLVISPLIALMKDQTESLLAKGIPAAFCNSTQDEVEQMTILAKSVKGEIRVLLVSPERALSNGFLRIFRELDLFALVVDEAHCVSQWGHDFRPEYRQIHVLRERHPRPNFPILALTATATGKVQTDVQAALGMKSPKVVLSTFYRPNLKFSVEYPAAERDKADRLIELLEPWKDGRKFPGRAIVYCATRKKTDEVYDLLKDFGFSVGKYHAGRTDGIRERTQNAYSSGKVPILVATNAFGMGMDQPDVRLVVHYQVPASLEAYYQEAGRAGRDGLGSECVLFFKAGDVATQAFMLSKETNFKGGDTLLKYIKEYAGKEECRQTQLCSYFGETISPCGSCDICTEVGANLHRSKFLKSEAAKVQKKNEKRDYPLSEWEEETIQNFLKEHPAVFGKTIIAKTLVGKRTKDVLRYRMERNPFHGKLDGIPEEAVVAKLETWVEEKKVLVAGAKYPKLYLPNFAKIKSKSSSSNSDNTNLSATKLKKPPTLNSQILKELINYRDRKARQLKWKKFMVFQNPVLKRIAERKPKNLSELEATKGVGPAKVERFGNDIIDILSKWD; encoded by the coding sequence ATGGGGAATCTTATCGTTGACCCTTTCGGATTTGCAGAAATCTTGAGAGTTACCTTGGATCTACGTTCGGAACTCAAAACCAAATTCGGTTTTTCGGAATTTCGCCCGGGCCAAGAAGAGGCCATTCGTTCCATCTTCGAGGGACAAGACACCTTGGCCATTTTACCAACCGGTGCGGGAAAATCTCTCATCTACCAATTCCCCGCCAGCATTCAGAAAAACAAACTAACCCTAGTTATATCTCCTCTCATTGCTTTAATGAAAGACCAAACCGAGAGTTTACTCGCCAAAGGAATTCCTGCGGCGTTTTGTAATTCCACTCAAGACGAAGTGGAACAAATGACCATCCTTGCCAAGTCGGTAAAAGGAGAAATTCGAGTCCTACTCGTTTCCCCAGAGAGAGCCTTGTCGAATGGATTCTTACGTATCTTTCGGGAACTGGATTTATTTGCCCTTGTTGTGGATGAAGCGCATTGCGTTTCGCAGTGGGGACATGACTTTCGCCCTGAATATCGCCAAATCCATGTTTTGCGGGAACGTCACCCTCGTCCTAATTTTCCCATCCTCGCACTGACTGCAACAGCCACAGGCAAAGTCCAAACCGATGTCCAAGCAGCTCTTGGAATGAAATCACCCAAAGTAGTACTTTCTACTTTTTATAGACCCAATTTAAAGTTCAGTGTGGAATATCCGGCTGCCGAAAGGGACAAGGCGGACAGACTCATTGAACTTTTAGAACCTTGGAAAGACGGAAGAAAATTTCCGGGTCGCGCCATTGTTTACTGTGCCACAAGAAAAAAAACCGACGAAGTTTATGATCTTTTAAAAGACTTCGGATTCTCTGTGGGAAAGTACCATGCAGGTCGCACTGATGGAATCCGGGAACGAACACAAAATGCCTACTCTTCTGGTAAAGTTCCTATCCTTGTGGCCACCAATGCCTTTGGGATGGGAATGGACCAACCTGATGTTCGTTTGGTGGTGCATTACCAAGTCCCGGCTTCTCTGGAAGCTTATTACCAAGAAGCAGGTCGAGCCGGAAGAGACGGACTTGGATCGGAATGTGTTTTGTTTTTTAAAGCGGGGGACGTGGCCACTCAAGCTTTTATGTTATCAAAAGAAACAAACTTCAAAGGAGGAGACACTCTTCTCAAATACATAAAAGAATATGCGGGCAAAGAAGAATGTAGGCAGACCCAACTTTGTTCCTATTTTGGCGAAACCATTTCTCCTTGCGGAAGTTGTGATATCTGCACTGAAGTAGGTGCCAATCTCCACCGTTCTAAATTTTTAAAATCGGAAGCTGCAAAAGTTCAAAAGAAAAATGAAAAACGGGATTATCCTCTTTCCGAATGGGAAGAAGAAACCATCCAAAATTTTTTGAAAGAACATCCGGCCGTATTTGGAAAAACCATCATCGCTAAAACTCTTGTAGGCAAACGAACCAAAGATGTACTCCGATACCGAATGGAACGAAATCCCTTCCATGGAAAATTGGATGGAATTCCAGAAGAAGCAGTGGTGGCTAAACTGGAAACTTGGGTAGAAGAAAAAAAAGTCCTCGTGGCCGGAGCCAAATATCCAAAACTTTATTTGCCCAATTTTGCCAAAATAAAATCGAAATCTTCTTCATCTAACTCTGATAATACGAATCTATCAGCCACAAAACTGAAAAAACCACCCACTCTCAATTCACAAATATTGAAAGAACTCATAAACTATCGGGATCGGAAAGCAAGACAACTCAAATGGAAGAAGTTTATGGTATTTCAAAATCCTGTTCTCAAACGAATTGCAGAAAGAAAACCAAAGAACCTTTCTGAACTAGAAGCCACAAAAGGTGTTGGCCCTGCCAAAGTGGAGCGGTTTGGAAATGATATCATTGATATCTTATCCAAATGGGACTGA